One segment of Anomalospiza imberbis isolate Cuckoo-Finch-1a 21T00152 chromosome 2, ASM3175350v1, whole genome shotgun sequence DNA contains the following:
- the RGCC gene encoding regulator of cell cycle RGCC translates to MKSPAAQRPAGQAPGEDGGGLAEALGEFDAVLAEFSCPAGRRRFFYGEHLERMKRRSSASVSDGSGLSDSESADSLYRNSFSLSDEKLNSSTASTPSLPSPSVTPCKAKLGDTKELEDFIADLDRTLASM, encoded by the exons ATGAAGTCTCCTGCAGCCCAGCGCCCGGCGGGGCAAG CGCCGGGAGAGGACGGCGGGGGCCTGGCGGAGGCGCTGGGCGAGTTCGACGCGGTGCTGGCGGAGTTCTCCTGCCCCGCCGGCCGGCGCCGCTTCTTCTACGGCGAGCACCTGGAGCGCATGAAGCGGCGGAGCAGCGCCAGCGTCAGCGACGGCAGCGGCCTCAGCGACTCCGAGA GTGCAGATTCCCTCTACAGAAATAGTTTCAGTCTCAGTGATGAAAAGCTCAACTCTTCAACTGCATCTACTCCAAGCTTGCCATCCCCTTCAGTAACTCCTTGTAAAG CAAAGCTTGGAGACACGAAAGAGCTGGAGGACTTCATTGCTGATCTTGACAGAACACTAGCAA